In Crassostrea angulata isolate pt1a10 chromosome 6, ASM2561291v2, whole genome shotgun sequence, a genomic segment contains:
- the LOC128190896 gene encoding uncharacterized protein LOC128190896, producing MSVKKKEATRKNIVKRTGGGPPPDIGFKPWELDVLSLIPEETISGIEGAVDTAQKPSPSENEAGCSRSSQATESSIVEQPFVIKEVELPEFETETAPEEPPEEGEKINSDRRILKPSSQKKKKAPKDQLMGELVEIKRRRVEIEERKALAFERIASALEMKKNNKIETNDE from the exons ATGTcggtgaaaaaaaaagaagccaCAAGAAAGAATATTGTGAAGAGGACTGGGGGCGGGCCTCCACCTGATATAGGTTTCAAACCCTGGGAGTTGGAT GTTCTTTCCCTGATCCCAGAGGAAACCATTTCGGGTATCGAAGGGGCTGTTGATACGGCGCAAAAACCGAGCCCTTCTGAGAATGAAGCAG gatgtTCCAGGTCCAGTCAAGCCACCGAAAGTTCGATCGTTGAACAACCTTTTGTCA TCAAAGAAGTTGAATTGCCAGAATTTGAAACGGAGACAGCCCCAGAAGAGCCACCAGAAGAGGGAGAGAAAATCAACAGTGACAGGAGAATCTTGAAACCATCGTCCC aaaaaaagaagaaggcGCCAAAGGATCAACTAATGGGTGAACTTGTGGAAATAAAACGACGTCGTGTTGAAATCGAAGAGAGAAAAGCGCTGGCTTTTGAACGAATTGCCTCAGCAttagaaatgaagaaaaataataaaattgaaacaaatgaTGAATGA